The genomic interval ACAAAGAAGTGACCGCCGTCGAGAGAGCCCATTTCCATCCTGCACCTCCCAAGATTGAGTGGGAGCCCAATCCCAAATGGCGACGTGAATTCGAGCCTGCCGAGGTGATGGTAAAAGCAAAGGTGATTCCTTCCACAGAGCCCGTCCGGGTCCAATTGTTGCTTCAGAGGCCCGGCGAAGCCGAACCGGAAATCGTCCAGAACTGGGAAACAAACGAACCTTTGGTCATCGAGAAAAAGATCGAAGTTGACCCTGGCGAAAATCGATTGGAACTCGTCACTTGGAATGCCACTGCCCCAGAAGATGTGGTCGCCGCGGAAACGGCGCGCGTTCCGACCTTTGTAAGACGCGCAACACCCCCGATGGCTCCACGCATTGCCATTGATGAGGTCACGGTACTGTCGGAAAACGGTGAGCCCAAAGCGCTGACGGCCGAGCACGATATTTATCAAAGCCAACTGCCACGCGTTCGAATTCGCGGTCAGATTATTGGACAGGCCCTTATTGGACGCGCGACGCTGGTCGTCGGTGAAACGAAACGCGACCTGACTGGGTTTACGGCCGGTTCAGGACGAGATTTCAAATTTGACGAGACGATCACTTTGCAGCCTGGGCGACAGGCGGTCGTCATTCAGTCGGCAATCGCGGCTGAGCAAGACGAAAAACGGTTGACTCTGGTCTACGAGCCACCGGCACCACGCATTGCAGCACTGACACCAACAGTCGCCGTCATTCGCGAACTTCCCCCTTCGGCGGACGCGAGACCACGCGTCTATGTCCAAGGATTCCATGAACAAGTCGCAACGATTTCCGCGAAGTTAGAGGCACCGCTCGACCAGCCCTATCGTGTCACGCTTCGCGTGAATGATGTCCCAGTTGCCAATGAGATGATTCAAATCGATTGCACACAAGCGGGACAACATCTTCTCAAAGCCAAGCTGCCGCTTGCCGGTGGGAAGAACGTGATTTCACTGCGCGTCGACAACGAATGGACGCGGCAGCCGCACCAGCAAAATGTCGACCTCGAATTCCGCCGCCCCCCTGAGATTGTCGAAATCGTCGCCGCAGACAAGCTGGTCGAGATGCCGCTAGACCTCTCTTGTCGGATCCGTTCTGCCATTCCGCTTCGCAACACACGGATTGTCGTCGATGATCGAGACGAAGTTCCCGCGGCTTTTGCCCCCGTCGCAGACTCGAAAGACGAGTATGTTCTGCGCGCCGAACAAATCGGCCTCGCGGAAGGCGTGCATTCGCTGAAAATCATGGCAACGAACGATGAGGGTACAGTCATCGAGCCGGGTATTCACAAGGTGACGATCGAAAAGCAATCGGCAAAGCCACCGATCCTCAAGATCGTCGGGCCAGTCTCAACTGAAGCCGCGTCGATCGTCAGTTCCAAGCGATTCGAGATTCAGTACCAGGTCACCTCAACGGTTCCGACAACCATTCAACTCAAGAATCGCGGGACGGAAACGACCATCTCCTCGGACGCAGTTCCGGTCGATGGATCAAACGCGACCATCCCTCTGGATCTATGGGAAGGGGTCAACGACATTGAGTTGATCGCTTTCAACAGCGGAGGATTCAGCGCCAAACAAATTCTGCGAGTGTCCTACGTCGCACCGGCGGCCACTGTCGAGATCATCAGTGTTGACGATCAGCGTCCGCAAATCGGAAATAATGGAACCGGTCACTTCGCCAAACGTGCTTCGAAGTCAAGGGTCAACCTATTGGGGCGAATCAAATCGAAGGAGCGACTCGATCCGAATCAGCCACTGAAGGCCCGAATCTGGGTCAATAGCTTCAAATTGCCGACGGTTGACGTTGTCGTGGATCGCGAGAACCCCACGATCGGAAAGTTTGGAACCGATTTGACGCTCAGCATGCTGACGAATTCGATCAAAGTCCAGGTCTATGGGGAAGAAGGCCATGTCGCCTCGGAGATTGGCTGCACCAATACCCTGACAATTGATTGTGAGAAGCCCGAGCGTCGTCAGGAACTTTATCTGGTCCTGTTGGGAACAGGTGATCAAGAGGGATCGAGACAGGGGGCTCAGCGGTTCTTGAAGGCCACACCGAAGACCAAAGTCGACGGCACTCAGGAAATCTGGGAATCCGATGCGTTTTCGCAGATTCACGTGTTCGATGCAACGAATGTCAACCCTTCGACGGCACAGCACCGAATGTTGAAACTCGTTCGAACGATGAACGGCAACTTCGCGAAAAATGCCTCGAAAGGTGGTTCGCAGGCGATCGTGATGGTCTACTTTGAAGGAAAAATTGAAGTCTCATCGGATGACTTCTCGTTCATCACATCTGAGACGCAGTTGCCCTCCGATCGCGCGATGACTGGACGAATCCTGGAGTCCAATCTGACGAACTCGTACGGTGCTCACATCGTCTTCATGGATCTAACGCAAAATACGAACAATTTGAGTGAAAGTGATATCTGGCCGAAGGCGCCCAATTTGGGGATCCTCGTTCGAAACTGGAAAGGGCAAGGGAAGCAGCCCGATCAGACGAAGCTCAGCACAGCACTTGAACAGACGCTGCCACAAGTTCGAAAAGTCAGTCAACTGTCGGCAAGCATCGACGAACAATATCAACGCGCGAAAAAGATCTTCCGCGAACAGCTTGAATCCGTAGATCGACTTCAGGTCTTGCAAGACGCCCCGTTTGGAGCGGGTGCGTTGGAATGACCGCTGATCAGCGGTCCAAAGACTTCATCGAACGTTTGTACTGCCGAGTTCTTGCCTTGAGACATGGAACACTTCCAGCAAGATCACGCAACAATTTCCGGAACAGTGATATGGTACCTCAACCGAATCCGTCGGCTGAAAACGAGGGCAATCAGCCACCAAACGTCCGACCTGGGGACTCGACTCCACGACGCGTTTTTGAGGCGGTATTGCAGCAGACTGCCGCGCTCGACGCTTCGGAGCAGGGAGTCTCGATTGCCGAATGGAAAGTGCTGCTCAAAGTGGCACGTCGCCTTCGAGGTGCGGAATTCCAGTTTGATCCCGTGGTGATCGAACTGGTTCGGGCGACGCTTTCAAGTCAGCTCAAAAACAGCGGGCAATCCGCAGAACAATTCGCGGCAGTTGCGGAACGGGTCGCGCGCACGTTATACGAAAACCCAGAATCGCAAGAACGGCTTCGCTCGCTTTGGGCGCGTCTTTCCGTGGTGGAATAATGTCAGACAGTTCCGTCTCCAAAGATCGGCTGGTCGAAGAATGTCAGGGACTGGTGCGTTTTCTCGCGCAACAGATTCGATCTCGTACGCCATCATGGGTCGAACTCGACGATCTGATTGGCTATGGCCAGGTCGGATTGATGCAGGCTGCGCGTGACTTTGACCCCGCCCAGGGAACGAAGTTTTCGACATACGCCTACTATCGGATTCGCGGAGCGATCTTTGACGGGGTTAATAAACTGAACTGGTGTCGTTCATCGCGCGATGCCGAGTTCAAATTTGAACAAACGGCCGATTCGGTGATTCAAACCAATTCCGGCACGACACCACCAAGTGAATCGATCGCGCAGGAAGCATCGTGGTTCACTCGAACCGCGGGTGCCTTGGCAATTTCCTATTTGGCCGCTGCGGATGGTGAGGGACGGACCGCAGATGTCGTCGATAAATCTGCAAAAGCGCCCTGGGCGGGAATGGTCCAACGTGAAACTCATCTTCAGTTGGCCGATGCCATCGGACGTCTTCCCGCCGACGCAGCCGCACTCGTCCGTGCCGTTTACTATGAAGATCGGACACTTCAGGAAGCGGCCGATCAGCTAAAGATCAGTAAGAGCTGGGCGAGCCGAATGCATGCGCGGGCCTTGGAACAAATGGCGCGTCACATGAAACAAGCGAATTTTGGCGACACGCCAAACGACGATGACGACGATCCGTAAACACCAACAAGAAATACGCAAACCAAGCACGCCAAACGATTTCAACTTACTCATGCGTTGAATTTTCGGACAGCGGATCGCTATGCTTCACGGACCTGTCCGTTTTTAGCAAAGTCGCCGTTTTCACTGTCATTTCAACGTGGTGTCGAACGATCACGAGTGGGAGCATTATGTCGACTTCTAAGCCCCTTCTGGACTTTGAGCTGCTGCTCTCGCCGATTTCGCCTGAAAGTCCTTGTGGGGAAAGCTTACAGTGGGATCCCCAGTTTGACGAACTCAAACAGATGAGGAAGTCGCGAAAGGATCCCCTGGACCCGAGCGGCGACAAGGAACCTGACTGGGGCGGGTTGATTGCTCTTTCGACGCAGCTCCTCGCAAAACGAACCAAAGATTTGCTCATCGCAGGTTGGTTGACCGAGGCACTGCTACGAACATCAAGCTTTGCAGGGCTGCGCGATGGCCTACGATTGATTCGCGGATTCGTCGATAAGTTCTGGGATGGACTCTATCCCCAGCCGGATGAGGAGGACTTCGCCAATCGGGCCGCGCCGCTGCTTTGGCTGACTCAAACCGATGGTGGGGCAAAACTTCCTGCACTCCTGCGTGAGATTTCGCTGACATCAGCGTCGCCGCGCTCCGACGAACCGTTGATTAACTGGAATCTGTGGCATCAGCGACGCGCTCCGCCGCAAGCCTCGGGCGAGAAAGACGATGTCTACAAGCGCCGTGTTGCCGACGCCGAAAAGAACCGGCAGACATTCGATGCGGCCGTCGAAACTGCCCCGCTCACGTTCTACCAGACGTTACTGAACGACATTGATGCGTGCCTCGCAGAAATCGACACGCTGTCACCTATACTTGATGGCAAACTCGGCGCCGATCTTTCACCCAGTTGGGGGAAAGTGCGAGATTCGATCGGAGAAATCCGTGGGTTCGTCATCGATGTGCTCAAACGCCGCGGTGGATTGCCAGCCGATACTTCGGCCGTCAGTTCCACGGAAACCTCTGTGGAGGAAGAAATTGTGGCAGCCCCAACTGGTCATCCAGAAGTCAATCGTGGTCGCATCAGCTCCCGAGCCGACGCCATGTCTCGCCTGGAAGAAGCAGCGGATTTCTTCAGCAAGACCGAACCCCACAGTCCCGTCGCTTACCTGGTACGCCGTGCGATCCGTTGGGCGGGAATGCCGTTTGAAGAAGTTCTAGGAGAACTAGTCAAAGACGATAAGTTGGTCAAACAGATCTCCGAGACGCTGGGCATCGTTTCGGGGCCGACCAAATAAGAGACACGGATCAATCCATGTCTCTCGGCCGAAGTCTTCGGCCGTAGCCAACGGGTTAATAATCACGCTATAGTGGCACGCCACAATCAAGTTCACTAGGAAGCACTGATCGCTGATCGAGCGACTCGTACGTTCGAATTCTGCCGAATGCCTTTATCAAGCGTTTGCTCACTTGTCATTCACATTCCACCGAATCGAATTGACATGTTGCCTGTCCTGTTCCGGATCGCGCCGGTCCGAACCATCGGTGGAAATTGTCTGGGGATCGTTTTCACGGAATCTATTGAGGAGTGGTCATCGTGGCTAAAGAGAGTTTGCAAAAGAAGCTTGACCGAGTTCGTCCGCCGCGCGTGCAAATTCGTTACGAAGTTTACGTCGGTAATGCGATGGAAATGAAAGAACTTCCCTTCGTCATGGGAGTTTTGGGTGACTTTTCGGGTAAGCCCGATCCAAATAAAAAAGCCGTTCCACTCAAAGATCGAAAGTTCATTAATATCGATCGCGATAGCTTTGACGGAGTCATGGCGTCAAAGGACATGGCGCCGCGTCTGGCGTATTCGGTCAACGATACGTTGACAGGCAAAGCAGATCAGCAACTGAACGTCGAGCTGAAGTTCAACAAGATGGAGGACTTCACTCCAGAGAACGTGGCGAAGCAGATTCCGGCGCTGCGTGCGCTGCTCGAACAACGCGAAGCATTGAAGAATCTCTCTTCACGGCTCGAAGGAAACGACAAGCTCGACGACTTGTTGAAGCAAGTGCTCGAGAACAGCGAACTGCGCGATTCGCTCGCAAAGGAACTCGGGACGGGCCCGACCGAACCTCCGCAGGCGTAATGACTTTTCAGGTCTGATTTGACCATCGAAACCGTCGCCCCATCTGTCACGTCTATCGGCGCTCAGATCGTACGGATGCCATTGCGGACACAAACAATCCAGATCTCAAACATCGAACACAGACCGATTCGTCCTCGGAGTCAAATCCAAGAAGGGGTACTTTTCATGTCGAATGAACAACAAGCCGCGTCCTCGCCCGCCGCTCAGACCACGGAATCGGCAAGCGTCCTCGACCAGATCTTGAATGTCGGGATTCGCCCTGCAGACGCTGATGAAAAAAGTCAGGCGGTGTCGCTGATCGAGAAATTCGTTCAGACACAGTTGCAGCCAGGAATGGTCGTCGGCAAAGACGCACAACGATCGATCAACGCCTGGATGGCAGTAATCGACAAAAAGATCTCCGATCAACTGAATCAAGTGATGCATCACGAAGATTTTCAGAAGCTCGAAGGCAGTTGGCGCGGTCTGCATTACCTGGTCATGCAAACCGAAACCAGTACGGACCTGAAGATCAAGGTTCTGAACGTCTCGAAGAAAGATCTGCTGAAAGATCTTGAACAGGCCGCCGAATTTGACATGAGCGCGTTGTTCAAGAAAGTCTACGGTGAAGAGTACGACGTCTTCGGCGGACATCCATTCGGTTGCCTGATTGGCGACTATGAATTCGGGCGTCATCCCCAGGATACGTCACTGCTGGAGCGCATCGCGGAAGTTGCCGCCGCGGCCCATGCACCGTTTCTGTCAGCAGCATCGCCGCAGATGTTCGGCTTGGAAACCTTTACTGATATCGGTAAGCCACGCGACCTGGCGAAGATTTTCGACAGCGTGCAGTACGCAAAATGGAAGTCGTTCCGTGAATCCGATGATTCGCGCTATGTCGGCCTGACCATGCCTCATACCTTGATGCGCCTTCCCTACGGCAAGGAAACCGTGCCCGTGGACGCGTTTGACTTCGAGGAAGATGTCGACGGTCGCGATCACAAGAAGTATCTGTGGGGCAACGCCGCCTACGCGTTGGGCACTCGCCTGACGGAATCATTCTCGAAGTACGGCTGGCTCGCAACAATCCGCGGGGTCGAAGGCGGCGGATTGGTTCAAGGGCTGCCGGTGCACACGTTCGAAACCGACGACGGTGACGTGGCCATGAAATGCCCCGTCGAAGTGGCCATCGGCGACCGGCGCGAGAAGGAATTAAGCGACCTGGGATTCATTCCTTTGCTGCATTGCAAGAACACGGACTACGCCGCCTTTTTCGGTGCGCAGTCGTGTCAAAAAGCGAAGAAATACAATACGCCCGAAGCCAATGCGAACGCGAGATTGTCGACGGCACTGCAGTACCTGCTATGTGTTTCTCGGTTTGCCCACTATCTCAAGGCGATCGCCCGTGACAAAATCGGCTCGTTCATGGAACGAAAAGACTGCGAAGTCTGGCTGAACAACTGGATCAACAACTACACCCTGGCCAAGCCGGAAATTGCCGGCCCCTCGGATAAGGCCAAGAAACCACTGCGCGAAGCCCGTATCGACGTTCGGGAAGACCCCGCCCGTCCAGGATGCTACGAAGCCGTCGCCTTCCTTCGTCCACATTTCCAGATGGAAGAACTCAGTGTCGGACTGTCGCTTGTCGCAAAGCTACCGGAATCTCGCAACAAATAATCAGCATTTCGAAGGCGGAACCGGCACAAAGTCCACAGTAATAACAGGTTAGTTTCCCATTTCAGGCGACTCTCCAATGGTTTCATTGGAGAGTCGCCTGAACGATTTGCTGCGAAGATCTCGCTGGTTTTCAACTTTCCTGGCATGTCTTCAAAAAAGAAGACGGAATCCAGGAAACATTCATCCAGGTAATCAGAGAATTGTTGTGGCAGGTGCGACAGTTAACTGTCGACCAACGCAGTAACAAACACGTTCCAATCAATGAGGAGTGACGAATCATGGCCGCTGATATCCTGCTGGAAGTCGAAGGAATTACGGGCGAATCGAAGATCAAGGGCAAAGAAGGCTGGATCGACGTTCTGAGCATCTCGTGGGGTGCCGCAAATGCCTCGTCGGTCCACTTCGGTGGCGGTGCGGGTACGGCAAAGGGTGATACCCACGATCTGTCGATCGTCAAACGAATCGACAACGCCAGCCCCGAGTTCTTCTTGAAGACCATGAACGGAACTCACTTCGAAAAGGCCACCCTCGTCCTTCGCCTGTCCACCGGTGGTGAACCACTTGAATACTACAAGATGGAAATGGAAGGGGTGTTCGTCACCAGCTGGAACCCTTCCTGCGGTGGCGATCAGCACGGAATGGAAAGCGTTTCTCTGTCCTTCCGAAAAGTGACCGTAACCTACACCGGCCAGAAAGACGACGGAACCAAGGGCGGCGAAGTTCCAGTCAACTGGAACATCGTGACAGGTGCCTCGGACTGATGTTGTTAACAATCCAAATCCTCCTCTCATGTTCTGGACTGGGCTTGAGAGGAGTTTTGGTCTCACCGCCGGAGATTCATTGGCGGGATGATCCCGAAAATCTCCATCACAATCAGCGGCTCAGCTCATGCCGCGCGATCAGGACAAGCTTGAATCCTGCCCATGCCCTTCGAATGCCGAATCGTCGACCCTCGAAGAATCTGGACACGATAAAGATGTGCGATACGTTCGTGTCAGCAATCCCGAATTCAATCCGCATCGCAACGGTTGAATGCCAATCCATTGATCGACGTGTTGAAATCACGGGGACGAACTCCGCTCAGATTCAAATCAACGCGATGACATCGTGAAGACCAAGGTGCCTTCCCCTCCTGACTTCAGCAGGCGGCGAACTGTCGCCACACCTTGATCGCGATGACTCAACTAATCAGCGAAAGCGAGGCAATCTTGAATGCTGCCGAATTGTTTCAGGCTGGACGGCTCGGAGAAGCAATCTCAGCCGCGGTTGAGGAAGTGAAAGATCAACCCGGCGACTTGTCACGGCGGACATTGCTATTTTCACTGTTATGCTTTGGCGGCGACCTTGAACGGGCTCGCAAGCAGCTCGATGTCATTGGAAATCAGGTGGCCCTCTCCGAAGCGCCGGCCTATGTCAATGTGCTGGCCGCGGAAACCTCTCGCCGCCACGTCATGTCCGAAGGACTTCGACCTCGGTT from Schlesneria paludicola DSM 18645 carries:
- a CDS encoding Hcp family type VI secretion system effector, which codes for MAADILLEVEGITGESKIKGKEGWIDVLSISWGAANASSVHFGGGAGTAKGDTHDLSIVKRIDNASPEFFLKTMNGTHFEKATLVLRLSTGGEPLEYYKMEMEGVFVTSWNPSCGGDQHGMESVSLSFRKVTVTYTGQKDDGTKGGEVPVNWNIVTGASD
- the tssC gene encoding type VI secretion system contractile sheath large subunit, coding for MSNEQQAASSPAAQTTESASVLDQILNVGIRPADADEKSQAVSLIEKFVQTQLQPGMVVGKDAQRSINAWMAVIDKKISDQLNQVMHHEDFQKLEGSWRGLHYLVMQTETSTDLKIKVLNVSKKDLLKDLEQAAEFDMSALFKKVYGEEYDVFGGHPFGCLIGDYEFGRHPQDTSLLERIAEVAAAAHAPFLSAASPQMFGLETFTDIGKPRDLAKIFDSVQYAKWKSFRESDDSRYVGLTMPHTLMRLPYGKETVPVDAFDFEEDVDGRDHKKYLWGNAAYALGTRLTESFSKYGWLATIRGVEGGGLVQGLPVHTFETDDGDVAMKCPVEVAIGDRREKELSDLGFIPLLHCKNTDYAAFFGAQSCQKAKKYNTPEANANARLSTALQYLLCVSRFAHYLKAIARDKIGSFMERKDCEVWLNNWINNYTLAKPEIAGPSDKAKKPLREARIDVREDPARPGCYEAVAFLRPHFQMEELSVGLSLVAKLPESRNK
- the tssA gene encoding type VI secretion system protein TssA codes for the protein MSTSKPLLDFELLLSPISPESPCGESLQWDPQFDELKQMRKSRKDPLDPSGDKEPDWGGLIALSTQLLAKRTKDLLIAGWLTEALLRTSSFAGLRDGLRLIRGFVDKFWDGLYPQPDEEDFANRAAPLLWLTQTDGGAKLPALLREISLTSASPRSDEPLINWNLWHQRRAPPQASGEKDDVYKRRVADAEKNRQTFDAAVETAPLTFYQTLLNDIDACLAEIDTLSPILDGKLGADLSPSWGKVRDSIGEIRGFVIDVLKRRGGLPADTSAVSSTETSVEEEIVAAPTGHPEVNRGRISSRADAMSRLEEAADFFSKTEPHSPVAYLVRRAIRWAGMPFEEVLGELVKDDKLVKQISETLGIVSGPTK
- the tssB gene encoding type VI secretion system contractile sheath small subunit → MVAKESLQKKLDRVRPPRVQIRYEVYVGNAMEMKELPFVMGVLGDFSGKPDPNKKAVPLKDRKFINIDRDSFDGVMASKDMAPRLAYSVNDTLTGKADQQLNVELKFNKMEDFTPENVAKQIPALRALLEQREALKNLSSRLEGNDKLDDLLKQVLENSELRDSLAKELGTGPTEPPQA
- a CDS encoding sigma-70 family RNA polymerase sigma factor; amino-acid sequence: MSDSSVSKDRLVEECQGLVRFLAQQIRSRTPSWVELDDLIGYGQVGLMQAARDFDPAQGTKFSTYAYYRIRGAIFDGVNKLNWCRSSRDAEFKFEQTADSVIQTNSGTTPPSESIAQEASWFTRTAGALAISYLAAADGEGRTADVVDKSAKAPWAGMVQRETHLQLADAIGRLPADAAALVRAVYYEDRTLQEAADQLKISKSWASRMHARALEQMARHMKQANFGDTPNDDDDDP
- a CDS encoding WD40 repeat domain-containing protein, which translates into the protein MSRVLFSLLIALHLWTYLGNCAPAQDSVLPPGDTSPVLRLETNGPRSYVSGLAFSPDGQHLYATGWDKAVQVWNLQKDHYAYSSGATLRVPTGAGPFGELNGLALSTNGVWLAAAGQGQPREVPGERTYGWVLPASNISQISQLDNGMIYVFNTKTRETRLLRGHRGPVQALTFVQNSPFDAPQLISVAEEHAEGSGETQCRVRCWDISTGNEVASLGAVPALDGKTWGPLPSLKGFRPGLTAWSSGKNLNQARVALAWGDDQFRVWDVETGQVASARSNPNILTVVPVTNAFDKLLTGAHAEMGVWTMPRSETGRLASITRQQFESARVDSVNGKNQNLPSAATLIPGTNGQPTRVAFVVTRYLENGGGEYRLLITSAKSPIELVKEVELPWRGEVRQPAIAASADGKRLAVSGNQRNEIELYQVEDLLRGRNVPQQTLGSVGLAFQEAMFVRSGDAWGLGLTTVRRDQAGHFPKDALVFDINQRRIEPSTEMWLPAITTMPGWTADATVPGKLSIKRADLPPIELDLIDNHTATGYAFCPPTPHCPIPLVAVASHVRGQPLLQLFNGETGETLRWCVGHTERIRSLSFSEDGRMLVTVGSDRTVCVWTTTDLAERNLGKHGRLPGVTVHKIDRKLFVTNAPLGSALQRGDELVSATNNGEVAEIETAKDFYKYVLERRPGDTVEFTVRRKDAMHPIAVSVGQAIDESKPLFTLFVVPGEKNQDWEWIGWSPLGNFDTRGDRVDHWLGWHFNTGEPLHPAKFAAIGEYRDAFYRRDLLKTLFEHQKLPPAPVIQEDPKVSIWLRRNDGTPLSTDYDDVAQIEASDMRVIADVSGVADRLIQSLTVILDDADSISLTRVEGASEWSADLSHVHWQRGLHRLTVRLKTSNKEVTAVERAHFHPAPPKIEWEPNPKWRREFEPAEVMVKAKVIPSTEPVRVQLLLQRPGEAEPEIVQNWETNEPLVIEKKIEVDPGENRLELVTWNATAPEDVVAAETARVPTFVRRATPPMAPRIAIDEVTVLSENGEPKALTAEHDIYQSQLPRVRIRGQIIGQALIGRATLVVGETKRDLTGFTAGSGRDFKFDETITLQPGRQAVVIQSAIAAEQDEKRLTLVYEPPAPRIAALTPTVAVIRELPPSADARPRVYVQGFHEQVATISAKLEAPLDQPYRVTLRVNDVPVANEMIQIDCTQAGQHLLKAKLPLAGGKNVISLRVDNEWTRQPHQQNVDLEFRRPPEIVEIVAADKLVEMPLDLSCRIRSAIPLRNTRIVVDDRDEVPAAFAPVADSKDEYVLRAEQIGLAEGVHSLKIMATNDEGTVIEPGIHKVTIEKQSAKPPILKIVGPVSTEAASIVSSKRFEIQYQVTSTVPTTIQLKNRGTETTISSDAVPVDGSNATIPLDLWEGVNDIELIAFNSGGFSAKQILRVSYVAPAATVEIISVDDQRPQIGNNGTGHFAKRASKSRVNLLGRIKSKERLDPNQPLKARIWVNSFKLPTVDVVVDRENPTIGKFGTDLTLSMLTNSIKVQVYGEEGHVASEIGCTNTLTIDCEKPERRQELYLVLLGTGDQEGSRQGAQRFLKATPKTKVDGTQEIWESDAFSQIHVFDATNVNPSTAQHRMLKLVRTMNGNFAKNASKGGSQAIVMVYFEGKIEVSSDDFSFITSETQLPSDRAMTGRILESNLTNSYGAHIVFMDLTQNTNNLSESDIWPKAPNLGILVRNWKGQGKQPDQTKLSTALEQTLPQVRKVSQLSASIDEQYQRAKKIFREQLESVDRLQVLQDAPFGAGALE